In the Orenia marismortui DSM 5156 genome, one interval contains:
- a CDS encoding phosphatidylglycerophosphatase A family protein, with the protein MRGWNRDKVIKFLATGFYSGLSPYAPGTVGTFLGMILLWISFKLGMGRVYFPLIFIVTLAGTYLSHHAENIYDEKDAPQIVVDEFAGLLVAMYGLSAGMLIPAFVLFRVFDILKPPPIRNLQEFHGGVGIMLDDILAGLIANILIRIVLVFA; encoded by the coding sequence ATGAGAGGTTGGAACAGAGATAAGGTGATTAAATTTTTAGCTACTGGTTTTTATAGTGGTTTAAGCCCTTATGCTCCCGGTACAGTCGGAACTTTTTTAGGAATGATATTATTATGGATTAGTTTTAAGCTTGGGATGGGAAGAGTATATTTTCCTTTGATTTTTATTGTTACTCTTGCCGGAACATATCTATCACATCATGCTGAGAATATCTATGATGAAAAGGATGCACCGCAGATTGTTGTTGATGAGTTTGCAGGATTATTAGTAGCAATGTATGGTTTATCAGCAGGGATGTTAATTCCGGCATTTGTTCTATTTAGAGTTTTCGATATTTTAAAACCTCCACCAATTCGTAATTTACAGGAGTTTCATGGTGGAGTAGGTATTATGTTAGATGATATATTGGCTGGATTGATAGCTAATATACTAATTAGAATCGTTCTAGTATTTGCTTAA
- the pgsA gene encoding CDP-diacylglycerol--glycerol-3-phosphate 3-phosphatidyltransferase, translated as MNLPNKLTLLRIGLVPIFMAFLLIESLGTAGRYLALGVFILAAITDALDGYIARKEGLVTKLGKFIDPLADKLLISAALIALVDMQIISAWPAIIIIAREFAVTGLRVLAAAEGIVIAASNLGKYKTNAQIFAIIALILGLPFSQVLLWIAVILTLISGIDYLLKSKELISDERLEQR; from the coding sequence ATGAATTTACCGAATAAGTTAACTTTACTTAGAATTGGGTTAGTACCTATTTTTATGGCTTTTTTATTAATAGAGTCTTTAGGGACTGCTGGAAGGTATTTAGCTTTAGGAGTTTTTATTTTAGCAGCTATTACTGATGCTTTAGATGGATATATTGCTAGAAAAGAAGGATTGGTAACTAAATTAGGAAAGTTTATAGATCCATTGGCTGATAAATTATTAATTTCAGCAGCTTTAATTGCTTTGGTTGATATGCAAATTATTAGTGCATGGCCGGCAATAATTATTATTGCTCGTGAATTTGCTGTTACTGGTCTTAGAGTTTTAGCAGCAGCAGAAGGAATAGTAATTGCAGCAAGCAATTTGGGGAAATATAAAACTAATGCACAGATATTTGCTATTATTGCTCTAATTCTTGGCTTGCCTTTCTCTCAAGTTCTATTATGGATTGCTGTTATATTAACTCTTATTTCAGGAATAGATTATCTATTAAAATCTAAGGAGCTGATCAGTGATGAGAGGTTGGAACAGAGATAA
- the rimO gene encoding 30S ribosomal protein S12 methylthiotransferase RimO, which yields MSTIGLLSLGCAKNQVDSEIMLGLIKDAGHEIIKSYSEAEVLIVNTCGFISDAKEESIESILELSKYKKDGNCKLLIVTGCLSQRYSKELEDEISEVDAIVGTGNFDKIVEIIDDAFGGKKRVEVVDPEFDYDRDLPRNNLTPQHTAYVKIAEGCNNFCSYCIIPQLRGDLKSRSIENIVKEVKKLSEQGVKEINIIAQDITQYGIDLYGESKLVELLKELLKIDGIKWFRLLYAYPSHLSEDLIEIIATEDRICNYLDLPVQHADDEIRRKMNRGGSQEDVLATIKKLRDRIPDITLRTSLIVGFPGETEEQFDNLLSFIKEAQFDRLGAFTYSQEEGTPAAKMDCQIPEERKQERFERVMNLQQDISYERNQSWIAKEIEVLVEEVQSEDPKIMVGRTRRDAPDVDGVIYIEGSSAKIGDMIKVKVTDAYEYDLVGVEI from the coding sequence ATGAGTACAATAGGATTACTAAGTTTGGGCTGTGCTAAGAATCAAGTTGATTCAGAGATTATGTTAGGATTGATCAAAGATGCTGGACATGAGATAATTAAGAGTTATTCTGAAGCTGAAGTATTGATTGTTAATACTTGTGGTTTTATATCTGATGCTAAGGAAGAATCAATTGAAAGTATTTTAGAATTGTCTAAGTATAAGAAAGATGGCAATTGTAAACTTTTAATAGTAACAGGATGTTTATCTCAGAGATATAGTAAAGAGTTAGAAGATGAAATATCTGAAGTAGATGCCATTGTGGGGACAGGTAATTTTGATAAAATTGTAGAAATTATTGATGATGCTTTTGGTGGTAAGAAAAGGGTAGAAGTTGTAGATCCTGAATTTGATTATGATAGAGATTTACCAAGAAATAATTTAACCCCACAACATACAGCTTATGTTAAGATAGCAGAGGGATGTAATAATTTCTGTTCTTATTGTATTATCCCTCAACTAAGAGGTGACCTTAAGAGTAGGTCAATAGAAAATATAGTTAAAGAAGTTAAAAAGCTATCTGAACAAGGTGTTAAAGAGATTAATATTATTGCCCAAGATATTACACAATATGGGATTGATCTTTATGGTGAGTCTAAGTTAGTAGAATTACTAAAAGAGTTACTAAAAATTGATGGTATAAAGTGGTTTAGGTTATTGTATGCTTATCCTAGCCATTTAAGTGAGGACTTAATTGAGATAATTGCTACAGAGGATAGAATTTGTAATTATCTAGATTTACCAGTACAGCATGCCGATGATGAGATTAGAAGAAAGATGAATCGTGGTGGAAGCCAAGAAGATGTTTTAGCAACAATTAAGAAATTAAGAGACAGAATTCCTGATATTACTTTAAGAACATCTTTAATTGTAGGATTTCCTGGAGAGACAGAAGAGCAGTTTGATAATCTACTAAGCTTTATAAAAGAAGCTCAATTTGATCGTTTAGGTGCGTTTACTTATTCTCAAGAAGAAGGAACTCCTGCTGCTAAGATGGACTGTCAAATTCCAGAGGAGAGAAAACAGGAAAGATTTGAAAGGGTAATGAATTTGCAACAAGATATTTCCTATGAGCGGAATCAATCGTGGATTGCTAAAGAAATTGAAGTTTTAGTAGAAGAAGTTCAATCAGAAGATCCAAAGATTATGGTTGGTAGAACAAGGCGTGATGCACCAGATGTTGATGGAGTAATTTACATTGAAGGTAGCTCTGCAAAGATAGGAGATATGATCAAGGTTAAAGTAACTGATGCTTATGAGTATGATTTGGTGGGAGTGGAAATTTAA
- a CDS encoding alpha-amylase family glycosyl hydrolase, which translates to MDKFTKAKYRNLVRDKYILPKLYKLGYKEEEITFDAKLLVEKGRRKIYVNTDLLIMIDNKPAMVISVRAGTEELTEHNKEQVISYARLLNPVAPLFVMSNGLKTEVYSTYSEQIIGGIPSKDKITEYLKEEEISNTLKDRALDKVFSSVSLWDEIYRKSPYHHVNMRSFYNPGEKTSFNTDLFHNYNYSPNLPTDNDQVSIRVSSKRKLIDRLYLYYTVDNTFPKGEKGEVVNGNKLELKRKYTEADPQEDRLIDWWEAKLPAQEKGTRVRYIIEGYDTKNDRSYFVEDKVDSQKGSFSYLVQDYQTPQWAKEAIVYQIFIDRFCDGDPSNNYDLGYTATDYQGGDLQGIIDSLDYIKNLGATAIWLSPFYEGMAYHGYHITNFLKVDKHFGDNKLLKELIDQAHSLDIKVILDFVPNHCSKDHPFFLEAQQDKESEYYNWFNFVNWPDEYEDFCGVKELPHINNDYPSARDYTIYQQALYWVKNYKVDGLRMDYAYGLSHDFWTEFRMGLKEFKSDIYIFGEVWEGPGITREFAGELDGCFDFSLVWSFRELFIHSSKTISDFRDDVDYLIDVYPDEFILGRFLDNHDMTRFLWEAEGDKRKLKLAALCQFTLAGTQFIYYGTEVGVSQHNDCRDDNTGGIIFDYSRDFMLWGEEQDKDLYHFYQKLCQFRKEYGALRSKERIDIIVDDNNGIWVYIKKNLDQEVLVIINNQDNKSDIEVDLSGQNLSQEDQLVDLLNDQEYMIRDSKVNITLNPLEGKILVVHD; encoded by the coding sequence ATGGATAAATTCACCAAAGCAAAGTATAGGAATTTAGTTAGGGATAAATATATCTTACCTAAGTTATATAAATTAGGTTATAAGGAAGAAGAGATAACTTTTGATGCTAAGCTTTTAGTAGAAAAGGGAAGGCGAAAGATATATGTTAATACTGATCTATTAATAATGATAGATAATAAACCTGCTATGGTAATATCAGTTAGGGCTGGGACAGAAGAGCTAACTGAGCATAATAAAGAACAAGTAATATCTTATGCTCGTTTATTAAATCCAGTTGCACCATTATTTGTGATGAGCAATGGTTTAAAGACAGAGGTTTATAGTACCTATAGTGAGCAGATAATAGGAGGTATACCTTCAAAAGATAAAATCACAGAGTATTTAAAAGAAGAGGAGATTTCCAATACTTTAAAAGATAGAGCTTTAGATAAGGTGTTTTCTTCAGTATCATTATGGGATGAAATTTATAGAAAGAGTCCCTATCATCATGTCAATATGAGATCCTTTTATAATCCAGGTGAGAAAACATCTTTTAATACTGATTTGTTTCATAACTATAATTATTCTCCTAACCTACCTACAGATAACGATCAGGTTTCTATTAGAGTTAGCAGTAAAAGGAAGTTAATTGATAGATTATATCTATATTATACAGTTGATAATACTTTTCCTAAAGGAGAGAAAGGAGAAGTAGTTAATGGGAATAAATTAGAGCTGAAGAGGAAGTATACAGAGGCAGATCCTCAAGAAGATAGATTGATAGATTGGTGGGAGGCTAAACTCCCTGCCCAGGAAAAGGGGACTAGGGTAAGATACATAATTGAGGGCTATGATACTAAGAATGATAGATCATATTTTGTTGAAGATAAGGTTGATTCTCAAAAAGGGAGCTTCTCGTATTTGGTCCAAGATTACCAAACCCCTCAATGGGCTAAAGAAGCAATAGTTTATCAAATATTTATTGATCGATTTTGTGATGGAGATCCAAGCAACAATTATGATTTAGGATATACTGCTACAGATTATCAAGGTGGTGATTTGCAAGGAATTATTGATAGCTTAGATTATATTAAGAATTTGGGTGCCACTGCTATTTGGCTTTCTCCATTTTATGAAGGTATGGCGTATCATGGCTATCATATTACTAATTTTTTAAAGGTAGATAAGCATTTTGGAGATAATAAATTGTTAAAAGAACTGATAGATCAAGCTCATAGTTTAGATATTAAAGTTATCTTAGATTTTGTTCCTAATCATTGTTCTAAAGATCATCCATTCTTTTTAGAAGCGCAACAAGATAAAGAAAGTGAATATTACAATTGGTTTAATTTCGTTAATTGGCCTGATGAATATGAAGATTTTTGTGGAGTAAAAGAGTTGCCACATATTAATAATGATTATCCGTCTGCTAGAGATTATACAATTTATCAGCAAGCCTTATATTGGGTAAAAAATTATAAGGTTGATGGCTTAAGAATGGATTATGCTTATGGACTATCCCATGATTTTTGGACTGAGTTTAGAATGGGATTAAAAGAATTTAAATCAGATATTTATATTTTTGGAGAAGTATGGGAAGGACCGGGTATTACTCGAGAATTTGCTGGAGAATTAGATGGATGTTTTGATTTTTCTTTGGTTTGGTCTTTTAGAGAGTTATTTATTCATAGTAGTAAAACTATCTCAGATTTTAGAGATGATGTAGATTATTTGATAGATGTTTATCCAGATGAATTTATTTTAGGTAGATTTTTAGATAATCATGATATGACTAGATTTTTGTGGGAAGCTGAGGGAGACAAGAGAAAATTAAAATTAGCTGCTCTTTGCCAATTTACTTTAGCAGGAACTCAATTTATTTATTATGGTACTGAAGTAGGAGTATCCCAACATAATGATTGTCGTGATGATAATACTGGTGGAATTATCTTTGATTATTCTAGGGATTTTATGCTATGGGGAGAAGAGCAAGATAAAGACTTATACCATTTCTATCAAAAGTTATGCCAATTCAGAAAAGAATATGGGGCATTAAGAAGTAAAGAACGAATAGATATAATTGTTGATGATAATAATGGAATTTGGGTTTATATCAAAAAGAATTTAGATCAAGAAGTACTAGTTATAATAAATAATCAGGACAATAAGTCAGATATAGAGGTTGACCTAAGTGGACAAAATCTATCTCAAGAAGATCAATTAGTAGATTTATTGAATGATCAAGAGTATATGATTAGAGATAGTAAAGTAAACATAACTTTAAATCCCTTAGAAGGGAAAATCTTAGTAGTTCATGATTAG
- a CDS encoding LysM peptidoglycan-binding domain-containing protein gives MKTNKSIVMSVLLVLILIINFQVLAKDLPFEIYKQGVISFENQDWSEADHYFDEIVLNDLSYSDYLAKSIYLKTILLAAEIDKNMELKNIFSIGANEIPFKEKDRREEFALKIDNYQLDAKRKVDTLIGLANYLVANLPPLEINIDIKNNNSWDYNPEWINQIKSGSLLSEAKLEILENGILAEKVKDYLQLTLEAQSFNNLFVVKAEEGDNLYYLSKKYEVPLSLLLKLNSHIENPDMIYPNERIYMPKRNYSTINYPAYFYYTSNISYQANIKRKDDISRLVVKAYQLTNGDMSDINYKDLISEVEIKEYRDKIKMQTEQIRLQDKEIEEIKNKYNQLIKELQKVKDQTENKTNNPGVKDGDYDPTKDPLDY, from the coding sequence GTGAAGACAAATAAATCTATAGTCATGTCTGTTTTATTAGTTCTTATACTTATTATTAATTTCCAGGTGTTAGCCAAGGACCTGCCTTTTGAAATTTATAAACAAGGTGTTATTTCCTTTGAAAATCAAGATTGGTCAGAAGCCGATCATTACTTTGATGAAATTGTTCTAAATGATTTATCTTATTCTGATTATTTGGCTAAATCTATTTACTTAAAAACAATTTTATTGGCTGCCGAAATTGATAAGAATATGGAATTGAAAAATATTTTTTCAATTGGGGCAAATGAAATTCCTTTTAAAGAAAAAGATAGAAGAGAAGAATTTGCACTTAAGATAGATAATTATCAATTAGATGCTAAAAGAAAAGTAGATACTCTAATTGGACTAGCTAATTATTTGGTTGCTAATTTACCACCATTAGAAATCAATATAGATATAAAGAATAATAATTCTTGGGATTATAATCCAGAGTGGATCAATCAAATTAAGTCAGGAAGTTTATTATCGGAAGCAAAGCTGGAGATATTAGAGAATGGCATTTTAGCTGAGAAGGTTAAAGATTATCTACAGTTAACTTTAGAAGCTCAATCTTTTAATAATCTGTTTGTAGTTAAGGCTGAAGAGGGAGATAATTTATACTATTTATCTAAGAAGTATGAGGTTCCATTGAGTTTATTATTGAAATTAAATAGTCATATAGAAAATCCGGATATGATTTATCCTAATGAAAGGATTTATATGCCAAAGAGGAATTATTCAACGATTAATTATCCAGCATATTTTTATTATACATCTAATATATCCTATCAAGCTAATATTAAGCGTAAAGATGATATTAGTAGATTAGTAGTAAAGGCTTATCAGTTAACTAATGGTGATATGTCTGATATTAATTATAAAGATTTGATTAGTGAAGTTGAAATTAAGGAATACAGAGACAAAATTAAGATGCAAACTGAACAAATCAGATTACAGGATAAAGAAATTGAAGAAATTAAGAATAAATATAATCAGTTAATAAAAGAACTACAAAAGGTAAAAGATCAAACAGAAAATAAGACTAATAATCCAGGGGTTAAAGATGGAGATTATGATCCAACTAAAGACCCATTAGATTATTAA
- a CDS encoding DUF2103 domain-containing protein: protein MSKDNKYRSDKVKQEHTIIEDILPLLKELAELDIIKSIIPGRINRRGGSGIPPHLKLKYPTPSGIKILAKNSSSIQEVFVVTDETDKAMKLIKEKKFVK from the coding sequence ATGAGTAAAGATAATAAATATAGATCAGATAAGGTTAAACAAGAGCATACTATTATAGAAGATATTCTGCCTTTGTTAAAGGAATTGGCAGAATTAGATATAATTAAGAGCATAATTCCTGGAAGAATTAACCGAAGAGGTGGAAGTGGAATTCCTCCTCATTTGAAATTAAAATATCCTACTCCCAGTGGAATAAAGATATTAGCTAAAAATAGTTCGTCAATCCAGGAAGTTTTTGTGGTGACAGATGAGACGGATAAAGCAATGAAGTTAATTAAGGAGAAAAAATTTGTCAAATAA
- a CDS encoding DUF350 domain-containing protein — translation MNPILSTVIYSIIGIALCLIGYKLFDVATPFKLDDEIQKGNTAAGIVVSGIFVAVAIVVAASII, via the coding sequence TTGAATCCTATCTTATCTACAGTTATTTACTCAATTATTGGAATTGCTTTATGTTTAATTGGTTATAAACTTTTTGATGTTGCTACTCCATTTAAATTAGATGATGAAATTCAAAAAGGTAATACAGCAGCTGGAATAGTTGTATCTGGAATCTTTGTTGCTGTGGCTATTGTAGTAGCTGCATCTATTATTTAG
- the pepF gene encoding oligoendopeptidase F codes for MIFKSNYLKKKNKLLILVSLSILVVFTLSQCGEAKNTLPGREEIPTEYKWDLSDIYASDQAWEDDFNQLEQSLSSIKVYKGKLSKSSTNLFEALKLQSSFDRSLSNLYNYAARKRDQDTRNNKYQVMFSKVQGLYGKFVSTVSFIEAEIIQIPTDKINQFVKEKEGLKLYQRYLEEIVRRKEHYLSPKEEQIIASTSELAQTPSNIFAMINNADLKFPTIRNEEGEEVELTKGRYYQFIKSNNRQVRKDVFDALYNTYLDLKNTFAATLNANVKKNIFYSKVRGYNSALESSLAGNNIPVKVYDNLIKTVSDNMNSMYKYVALRKRALDVDQLHMYDLYTPIVKDVEMEFDYEEAQDIILKALEPMGEEYLQVVKRAFEERWIDVYENQGKRSGAYSASSYDAHPYILLNYGGGISDLFTLAHELGHTLHSYYSNQEQPYIYSDYSIFVAEVASTVNESLLMQYLLKNTTDKEARKYLLNYYLEQFKSTIYRQTMFAEFEKEIHQRAEQGQALTAESLSNYYHHLNQKYFGDQIIIDKKIDIEWARIPHFYYNFYVYQYATGFSAAIALSQQILDEGQPAVDRYIDFLKSGSSNDPISLLNKAGVNMTDSKAIEEALDIFSDLIDRMEKLI; via the coding sequence TATTTACTTTATCTCAATGCGGAGAGGCTAAGAATACTCTCCCAGGTCGAGAGGAGATTCCTACAGAATATAAGTGGGACCTAAGTGATATTTATGCAAGTGATCAAGCCTGGGAAGATGACTTTAATCAGTTAGAACAAAGCTTATCTAGTATAAAGGTATATAAAGGTAAATTAAGTAAATCATCTACTAATTTATTTGAAGCTCTAAAATTACAAAGTAGTTTTGATAGAAGTCTTTCAAATTTATATAATTATGCTGCACGAAAAAGAGACCAAGATACAAGAAATAATAAATACCAAGTAATGTTTTCTAAGGTACAAGGACTATACGGTAAATTTGTTAGTACTGTTTCTTTTATTGAAGCTGAGATTATTCAAATACCAACAGATAAGATAAATCAATTTGTAAAAGAGAAAGAAGGACTAAAGTTATATCAGAGATATTTAGAGGAGATTGTTAGACGAAAAGAGCACTATTTATCTCCTAAGGAAGAGCAGATTATTGCTTCAACATCTGAGTTAGCTCAGACTCCAAGTAATATTTTTGCTATGATTAATAATGCTGACTTAAAGTTTCCAACAATTAGAAATGAAGAAGGTGAAGAAGTAGAATTAACTAAAGGCAGATATTATCAATTTATAAAAAGTAATAATAGGCAAGTGAGAAAGGATGTATTTGATGCTCTTTATAATACTTATCTAGACTTGAAGAATACCTTTGCGGCTACATTAAATGCTAATGTTAAAAAGAATATATTTTATAGTAAAGTTAGAGGATATAATAGTGCCTTAGAATCCTCTTTAGCAGGAAATAATATACCAGTGAAGGTTTATGATAATTTAATTAAAACAGTTTCTGATAATATGAATTCTATGTATAAGTATGTTGCTTTAAGAAAGAGAGCTCTTGATGTAGATCAGTTACATATGTATGACTTGTATACTCCAATTGTTAAGGATGTAGAGATGGAATTTGATTATGAAGAAGCTCAAGATATTATTTTAAAAGCTCTAGAACCAATGGGAGAAGAATATCTACAGGTAGTTAAAAGAGCCTTTGAAGAGAGATGGATTGATGTTTATGAGAATCAAGGGAAGAGAAGTGGTGCTTATTCGGCTTCAAGTTATGATGCTCATCCTTATATTTTATTAAATTATGGTGGAGGAATTTCTGATTTGTTTACTTTAGCTCATGAATTGGGGCATACACTTCATTCTTATTATTCAAATCAAGAACAGCCATATATTTATTCTGATTATAGTATTTTTGTAGCAGAAGTGGCTTCTACAGTTAATGAATCTTTATTAATGCAGTACTTATTAAAGAATACTACAGATAAAGAGGCTAGAAAATACTTATTGAATTATTATTTAGAACAATTCAAATCAACAATTTATCGTCAAACTATGTTTGCAGAATTTGAAAAGGAAATTCATCAAAGAGCTGAACAAGGTCAAGCTTTAACTGCTGAATCTCTATCCAACTATTATCACCACTTAAATCAAAAATATTTTGGTGATCAGATAATAATTGATAAGAAGATTGATATTGAATGGGCAAGAATTCCACATTTCTATTATAACTTTTATGTATACCAATATGCTACAGGCTTTTCAGCAGCTATAGCATTATCACAGCAAATACTTGATGAAGGTCAGCCAGCAGTAGATCGTTATATTGATTTCTTAAAATCAGGAAGTTCAAATGATCCAATTAGCTTACTTAATAAGGCTGGGGTAAACATGACCGATTCTAAAGCTATAGAAGAGGCTTTGGATATTTTTTCTGATTTAATAGATCGAATGGAAAAACTAATCTAA